The following DNA comes from Ochotona princeps isolate mOchPri1 chromosome 8, mOchPri1.hap1, whole genome shotgun sequence.
TTCCTTCTCAAGGGCAGGGATGCTGGCTTTGAAAGCAGTGAAGTTTTTGTTagtgaggaagaaagggagatggTGACTGTATGGATGCCAGGAGGGCTCACCATATGTCTTTATTCCTTTCTCTTCGCTCTTTCATGGCACTGTTAGGATTTTAACTCTTGCGTACCTGCTGATATCTTCTAGTCTACTGCTAGTCTTAACTTTTCCTGAATTTCATTATCAAATGCCCATTTTGCTTTTACACTTGGAAATGTTGCTACTagataaaatatatgttaaaaattatATTCATCATACTTCACTGTATTTCTACCAAAACTACTAATTAAGACTTATCCAGTCTTCAGTCCCAGGAATTAGGGTCATCCTGGATTCCTTCTTCCTCATTATCTCCCACATCTACTTTCTAAGTTCctgaattttgactttttttcccccaatttaaCATATTTTTGTATCCATGCGTTCAAAATGGattgattgctttttaaaaaaaattttattcatatatcTGAGGCAaaaggaatattgagggagaagccccacccagggattggtggctttttaaaattttatttggaagaaactcctatCTTCTGGCTCACAGCCCGAATGTCTTTGGTGGTCAGGAGGCTAAATCTGGGAACCAGGGACTTGATCTGGGTCTCCGCGCATTTTGCTTGGCTACCTTAAGCTGCATCCATTGCCTTCCACGTTCTGTGTTATAGGAAGCTGGGGGCAGAAGTTTGAGTCTGACACTGAACCCagacactgtgatatgggatatgggcatcttaaTCTGTGTGTTAATCATTAGGTTGGATACTTGTtcccattagtttttttttttttaaagattttattattattggaaagccggatatacagagaggaggagagacagagaggaagatcttccatccaatgtttcactccccaagtgagccgcaacgggccggtgcacgccgatccgaagccgggaaccaggaacctcttccgggtctcccacgcgggtgcagggtcccaaagcattgggccgtcctcaactgctttcccaggccacaagcagggaactggatgggaagtggagctgccgggatcagaaccggcgcccatatgggatcccggggctttcaaggcgaggactttagctgctaggccactgctgctgggccccccattagtttttttaaaacatagttttctgtgtgtgtttgtgtgtatgcataACATACATGATGTGTATGTGTAACATGAGCTTTAACTGAATCtgagaatattattttttaaatactattcATATATCATGGGAGCtagcaaagaggaaagaaaaactaaaaagtcTTGGCATGATTTTGTAAAGTATGTTTATATGGGTTTTACCATATGACCATAATTATCATGCATTAATATAATGATAAAAACAACACAACGATGAAGATAGCATATAATTACATATCAGgtcaatttttttaagtttattcgaTTTTGATTGGTAATAATGAGACAATGATTTTTATTGGTAATGAGGTAACATTATGGTTTGATCACAATTTTTAGAAATGAGAAGAAGCACTGATTATATTCTATTCCAGAAAGGAAACTTTGGATACCATGGTTGCCAAAGTTCAGTTCATCTAATTTTAGCTAATAAGACTTGACTGCAGGTAGAACAGtaacagaaaaatatgaaaataagttTAAGGGCAGGAGAATGAAATATTTACCCAGTTATCagctcaaataagcaaataaattaaaaataatttattatcatATGTACAGGGCTCTCAGGGATTAGAGATTAGACGTTCTTGGAAATGTATGAAGCACAACAGATTCATTCAACATGGAAAACACTGCTTACTGTTGTTGAGGTTTCCTACTTAGACTCTGTAAGAAGCTGCCATAAATATCACCATATATTATTatgttaaatacatttataaatacacatacataaataacttaaaaaataacattacatatttttcttttttttttccttgaagctCAGCTTCAAacattattttaacaaaatgacCTATTGTTTGACATGAAGAGCCATTGAGGCAAGAAGGATGTAGgtcttatttatttcttctattttgaaaataataactGAGGTCCTGAAAACTTAACTGTTTGATTAAGGAtcaaagcagaaggaaaagagTTTGAAGGATATCCTGGGTCTGTAGCTTCTCATTCTAACTGCTATTAAATGCATCTGTTAGTTACACTAAGCCTTAGCAAACCCATCTGTGATAcgcttagtctttttttttttttggctgccatAGTCAGTAGCCTTAGCCCTCCTCAGATTGTTGTGAAGAATAGTAATTAAAATGATTACTACTGTGCAAAGTATAGGGTGTTCTTTCAACAACAAACAGCATGATATGTTAGTGTTGATTTCATTAAACTTGACACCTCTTTTACAAAGAGGGGAAGCATTCATTTAGAATTACACAGGCTCAGCACGTGCTGAGCAAATGACTAAGAGTGAGGAATTCAACTTCATGTACATGGTACATACAGATGGTTAACGCTTCACTAGTGAGTGGCTTTCCAGAGTCACGAATGTTTTTCTGAGATCAGAAAGTCAATCATCGAGGGAGACCCCTTTGCCATGTGCACCAAATGTTCTGATTTTGTGGCAATAAACAGCTCTGGGTTGGCAGCCGACTTGAAGTATTCCTTAGTGCCTTGAGATTCCCATAAGAAGAGGAGGTCAAGCTCACTGTCTGTGATGTCTTTGGGTGTCTCAGGCAACTCCTGTGGCAGAGAACAGAAAGCAGTTAGAGCTAAAGGACATTGTAGAAAAAGGACCTTCCGACATTTGCTCTTTGTTAGACACAGCACTTTAATATCATGACTGTGATAGGATGGTGAACTAGGctcttcattcatttgttcactcattAGACATTTATTATCACATGTCTGTTAGATGTATGGCTCAGTCCATTTCTAAGAGTTGATTTTTCTAGTTAACTGGAGAAAAATCTCAAACAGTCATGATGACTGCCAGCAGCACTAGTCTCTATCCAGATAGGTAGGGGTGaaacagtttgtgtctcagcttcaacataggcatttttttttttttttttgcatcaaatagGAGCATTGGTGTTTCTAAGATCACTTGGCATTTTGCTTGCTAAGTGTACAAATCGTATCATTCGGAAAGCAATTTAGCATTTAGAGGACATTTATATCTATATTTTAGTTAATAGTTGAAggttaaacacacacatgtacacatgctaACTCTTCTTGTGTGTTAGTTTTTGAACCCTTTAGATTGTACTTTTCCTGTGAGTGTGGATGGAATCTAACAATGCTATAATGGAAAATTCCATTTCAAACTCCAAATTCAGATgtttctgtcttatttttttttaatccaaagcaAACAAATATCCTTCTAAAGCTTGTTTGGAGTTTTCTACGtcaggaagaattttatttccctaACTTCTTTCTCATCTAGATATTTCCATCTCAGTAAATGGAGCTACTCCTTTGCTCCTGTTACCCTATTTCCTAAGACAACCCaacttttatttctctttgcctGTTTTCCTTACCCTGTCCACATGACTTCTAATTAggctttctgctttcttcattgttttccttCTGGTATGTTCTCATTTTTGGAAATCAAGTGAGATCAAGATATCGTATTGTCTGAAGCCTTTAGAGGCTTTTCATTGTACCTCAAAGGAAATCCAAAGCCAAGCTCTGCAGCTTCAGAATATCTCATTTCTCATGAAGCCCCAGTTAAAGCAGTGCCCCCTCTGATCCTTGAAGTGGACTTTGCACTCTTAATATCATTCTATTTAAAATGCCTTCCTGCCCATGGCTTTGTATTGCCCGCACCTGCTTAGCATCAGTTATCATCTCATACGGAGCTGTGTTCTTGCCCGTCAGTCTAAACATCatctcttacttttctctttccgcactttctttttttggaaacagCATCTTAATGTTTTTTGTTGATTGACATTTCTATTGTCTCTATCCACCGGAAAGCTAAGTCTTAAAGTCCAGAAACTTTAACTACATCTGTCTTCATAGCAATGGGCACTGTGCTTGAAAAATAGCATCCAATGGCATTCAATAAGTAATGCTTACTGGGTGAATTAATGAGTAAAACTACTGCCCTACTTTGTCAATATCACTTTCATTTTACTTGCCCTGGAGAGAGAAACTTGTACGCCATGTAAATTCCAGTTGGGGATAAGAGGCTTTGCATGATACATTTACTGAATAAGTGTCACCTACTTATTAGTGGAGAAAGCAGCTAGCACTATTTTGAGCATGcttgtatgtatctgtgtgtttgaaagggaaagtggtactggagatggggctgggtgaaGGGTAATGCTGGCACCAATAAAAGCGGAGAGGCACTGGAGTGAGAAGGCCAGAGTTGAAGTCTTGGCACCCAGCTTTTCACTTTGTGTCAATTGGCCAGTGATTAACCCTCCTGATACCAGTTGGCTTCTCTGAGATTTTGGAGGCAAGCTCCATTGACATAGTACCTAGTAAGGCATAGAAGATGTCATTGAAGATGGATGGAATGAATGGATACCCAGGAATGGGTAAACAAGGGTCAGgtaagaaagggaaagggaagaaaacagTTTTTCTTGTATTTACTCTTGCCCCTCCATTGTTCCCTTTCACAGATTCTGCCTAGGATTTCCTCTGAGGATTAGCAAGAagtccagtgggagtggcctggactGGTGGGGACTCTggtaggaaaggaagagaagtgtGTCACCTTTTGGGATCATTTATAAATGTGTGAGATGTAAATGAGAGTAAGTTGGAGGCTTAGGACAACTGACCTTCAGCAACACTGGTTCATTTTCGTTCTGGGCACTCACAAACAGTCGAGTGTTTGAGATTCTTAAAGTTACAGGAATTGTGGAATCTTCCAATTCTGTCCTGTACATCTCCATGTCAAATAACactgaagaagagaaagagccaAAAAGTAAGACCATTGTGTAGGTATAAAATAAGAGTTtattatagtgtgtgtgtgtgtgtgtgtgtgtgtgtagttaggTTCTCAATTACAGTTTTCATTAAGTCAATAGTGCAATTCTTTGTATGCTTACATTTACCAGGAAGGTAAATGCCAgcttaacattttaaatatttttttgtgttAAATATTGAATGTTTTGGGGCTGTGTAAACATTTGTCTGATTTCTTGTGGAGAGTGGAGTCTGATCTCTCTAGTGGAGTGAGATTCTACACTGTGATAAACCATGAGATCATAATGACCTAAAATGGAGTCCAGGAAGTTAATACGTGTAAATGTAGCTCAGTTGTCTTTAGAGAACaatttttaatagaaattgtGAAAATACTGCTGTCTATTGATCTGTAAGTTTTGTTTGGGAATATGCTCCAATGAAATAACTTGATGCAGAGAGAAGCAACAAAGATATATAAAGATGTTTGCCACAGAGCTACTTGGGGTAAACTCACAGGACCAATACAGCAAAATGGTCAAATCTTTTAGTGCCATTAAAAATGGCTAATGGTGTGaaagaatattattattattaagtagGATATAGAACATAAATTATTTGTAATAGCATGGAAATAGCATGGACAGCATGGGAAGCACATACAAAATCAGGAGCACTGCTGATCTAGTGTAAGCTGCATCTTTGAACATAGTTCTATATACTGATGATATGTCCTGAAACTAAAATATAACCCATAAGAAAGATTGGACCTTTGTGATAAAATCTTCTGGACGCTAACATTTCATTCTTTAGATCATATTTGTTAGCTGAATGTCTCTTTTGCTGCACAACCAGTTTGCTATTCATTGTAAGTTTGATCAACAGGCTTTCTCTAATGGACAGGGATTCTTCTCATTGGCTTTTGGATAAATTTGAGTAAGCATTTAGTATGTCTGAGACTCAGCCTCCCTGTCTTTAAAATAGGGACAAGGAAATCCCAAAGCACCAGCTTTATACTCTATGCTTTCAAAGACAGGAAGTCTCTCTTGTGGATCTTTCAGATTTGGCTGAAACTTCTGTCTTTGGGTTGTGCCGAGAATGATGTGTCTTATCCTATTCTAGAAAAGCTGTATCAAGTTGGAACCTAGGTTTACTTTCTGAGAGTAgaaaactggaaagaaagaagcagaaggaggCGAGGGTGACAGACCTGGCTGTTTACCTGCGTCGTCCATGTTCTGTAGTGCTGCTGCCCTGAGGTACTGATCAGAGTTGTCCCGAATCAGGATTTGGTTGAGGGGATCAGCCAGGGTAAACTCTTGTTTGATAGTCCTCAAATATTTGTAATTTCCCTTACTCTGGTGGCTGTAAGTTGCCGATGTGGACACGATGATTTCTAAAACCGCCATCACAAAATCAGATTAGCATGTAGGTACTGTCACAGACGATACACTCTCATACAAGCACAGCACGCAGCTCTGGGAGGGATATTGGGAACCTTCCAATCGAAGTAAGGAGATGTGGGGAAGGAGATCAACCAGCCAGGGAGGGGATAGATTCTAAGGTTATcttgtgcttatttatttgcttttgtttttctcaaactTTGATCTCTCAGGTGATATTTTTTCTTCAAGAGTATTTGTAACATTCTCACTTTTATTTGGAATTTCTAAGTGACCAAGACAACTATCAATCCCCTCATCTTTATTTCCAAATGTGTGCACTGTGAGGCAAAAATGAGCACATTGAACATTCTGTGTCCCCGATGGCTCAGGTTTGCCTCCTTTCTGGAAGGTAATATGTATCAATAGCTTACCAAATCCTCATGGGTCAGAGTAATTCTACCTCCTGCACTCCATTCTAAGAAATAAATGGTAGTAGACCTGAAGATTTATTGATATACACTCTCAAATATCCTTGATAAACAGTTAAAGAAAAGAGCTGGACATCAAATTGGTTAAGTTTATTCCTAATACCATCAAATATCTTTGTCCCAGTGAATATGTACACAAAAAATACTTCACGGAAATGTATCTTAAAGTTGGCATTGACAATATGACCTGCTTTCACTTTCCTTCTGAAATTgtcttgtattttaaaatctttcagaGGCACATGTATTATTTAGATGTTATCTTGAAAAACAGGGctatttggtttatatttaatgtAGAGGCTCATTAGAGTAAAGACTTGGAAGAAAAGCCATGGTTTCTATAGCCGGATATAGCCGAAGTAGTTTTGGGGCTCTCCCACTTTGTGTACTCTCTGTCTTTGCCGAGCTTAAAATCAGCGGGCTTACTTTCCTCACATATAAAGGCACtgcaaaaagtttatgaaaaaatggAACTAATATGtggagtttattttggcacaaaagttTTTGGAATGCACagatatagttttttttaagcatgatctgtgttttccatgaactttttgaagaacccttATATGTATGGGTTTCAAAGGTTTCTTTTCTCCCCATCAAAGTAAattcatcttttcattccattttctatgaactctttGAAACATCCTTATATAACATGAGCCTATAGGGTTGTTCTGAGGCTTAGAGATAACACAGATATTAATAAATCAATAGTACTGGTAGTATTAATAAATGTAGTATCAGTGAAAATTAACAGATAACAATTAATGGGTGCTTACTATATACAAGTAGTACAAAAGATTGGAAATATTGACCCATTTATTATTTCTAATAACAGTTATGTAGGGACCCCATCTccatttttttcagtaaaaaaaaaggaatcacagAAAGATTAAGTAACATGCCTAAAGAGGCATGGTTAATAAGTAGATGAATAATCTTGTAAGTGATCATCCTCTAGAAGTATATAACTACTTTCTCCTGAGCAGCTAAAAGTCAAACAACCTTTAAAGTATGTCCAGAGAACGAGTACAGGAGCAAGTTTGTAGACTCTGGTCATTTCTAATCTCTTGTTGATAGAGAAGGATAAAACTAATTTCCTGcggccagtgcaatgactcagttggctaatctgttgcctacaaatgccagcagccatatgggtgctggttctagtctcagccttcccacttcccattcagctttctacttgtggcctgcgaaagcagtcaaggacggcccaaagccttgggatgctgcacccatgtgggagatctggaagaagctcctggctttggatcagctcagctctggctgttgcagccatttggggagtgaaccagcagatggaaggtcatttttttctgtctcttgttctctctgtaaatc
Coding sequences within:
- the IL1A gene encoding interleukin-1 alpha, which translates into the protein MAKVPDLFEDLMNCFSENEEDSYASDDSSLNQKSFYDASYSQLHKDCVNTASRNTSETSVSSHLTYKESVVVVASDGNILKKRRLSLNQSITGDDLETIASDPEEEIIVSTSATYSHQSKGNYKYLRTIKQEFTLADPLNQILIRDNSDQYLRAAALQNMDDAVLFDMEMYRTELEDSTIPVTLRISNTRLFVSAQNENEPVLLKELPETPKDITDSELDLLFLWESQGTKEYFKSAANPELFIATKSEHLVHMAKGSPSMIDFLISEKHS